In Oryza brachyantha chromosome 2, ObraRS2, whole genome shotgun sequence, a single window of DNA contains:
- the LOC102703752 gene encoding protein kinase G11A-like — protein sequence MATAASKPMPQTLPEIPTAPEPQQYPKTASDIPKSNSSCASVPRARQEPNHSKLNHKLDSKDQKPNHNRKEPDDVSSIKRPAEVSEDMVSEGVSNQEKKVVEYESVNGSSTSFHTCEGSGPGKVSGSVRLTDRSETGERGSSSRCRPSTSSDISDESSCSSMSSTKPHKANDSRWEAIQMIRVRDGILGLSHFRLLKRLGCGDIGSVYLSELSGTKSYFAMKVMDKASLASRKKLLRAQTEKEILQCLDHPFLPTLYTHFETDKFSCLVMEFCPGGDLHTLRQRQPGKYFPEQAVKFYVAEILLALEYLHMLGIIYRDLKPENVLVREDGHIMLSDFDLSLRCAVSPTLIKSSNPDAEALRKNSQGYCVQPACVEPSCVIQPSCAAPTTCFGPRFFKSKKDRKPKPEIATQISPWPELIAEPSDARSMSFVGTHEYLAPEIIKGEGHGSAVDWWTFGIFLYELLFGKTPFKGSGNRATLFNVIGQSLRFPEYPVVSFSARDLIRGLLVKEPQHRLAYKRGATEIKQHPFFEGVNWALIRCASPPEVPKPVEIERPPKVPPSTSGTTDVSSGVPQKGSDGYLEFDFF from the exons ATGGCAACAGCGGCTTCAAAACCAATGCCTCAAACCCTCCCAGAAATCCCAACCGCCCCAGAACCACAGCAGTATCCCAAGACTGCTTCCGACATCCCCAAATCAAACAGCTCCTGTGCTTCAGTACCCAGAGCGCGACAAGAACCAAATCACAGCAAATTGAATCATAAATTGGACTCAAAGGATCAAAAGCCAAACCACAACCGGAAGGAACCTGATGATGTTTCTTCAATCAAGCGTCCGGCTGAAGTGAGTGAAGACATGGTTTCAGAAGGTGTTTCAAATCAAGAAAAGAAGGTCGTGGAGTATGAGAGTGTAAATGGAAGCTCCACCTCATTTCACACATGCGAAGGGAGTGGTCCAGGAAAAGTAAGTGGAAGCGTTAGGTTGACGGATCGATCCGAGACTGGTGAAAGGGGTAGTAGTAGCAGATGCAGGCCAAGCACAAGCAGTGATATCAGTGATGAGAGTTCATGTAGCAGCATGAGCAGCACAAAGCCTCACAAGGCAAATGATTCACGGTGGGAGGCGATTCAGATGATCAGGGTGAGAGATGGGATCCTTGGGTTGAGCCATTTCAGGCTGTTGAAGAGGCTAGGCTGTGGTGATATTGGCAGTGTGTATCTCTCTGAACTGAGCGGGACAAAGAGCTATTTTGCGATGAAGGTTATGGACAAGGCTTCACTAGCAAGCCGTAAGAAGTTGCTCCGAGCTCAAACGGAGAAAGAGATTCTGCAATGCCTGGATCACCCCTTTCTTCCTACACTGTATACTCACTTCGAGACCGATAAGTTCTCATGCCTGGTGATGGAATTCTGCCCAGGAGGAGACCTGCACACCCTTCGACAGAGGCAACCTGGCAAATATTTTCCAGAGCAAGCTGTGAA ATTCTATGTAGCAGAAATCCTCTTAGCTTTAGAGTACCTGCACATGCTCGGCATCATATACCGTGATCTGAAGCCAGAAAATGTCCTGGTTCGGGAGGATGGACATATCATGCTGTCTGACTTTGACCTCTCACTTCGCTGCGCGGTTAGCCCAACACTGATAAAATCATCCAACCCGGATGCTGAAGCACTCAGGAAGAACAGTCAGGGTTACTGTGTCCAGCCAGCATGCGTCGAGCCATCCTGCGTGATTCAGCCATCATGTGCAGCCCCTACAACCTGCTTCGGCCCTCGATTCTTCAAATCCAAGAAAGATCGTAAACCGAAGCCTGAAATTGCGACCCAGATCAGCCCTTGGCCAGAGCTCATAGCAGAGCCCAGTGATGCGCGCTCAATGTCATTTGTCGGAACACATGAGTACTTGGCCCCTGAGATCATCAAAGGAGAGGGCCATGGTAGTGCTGTTGACTGGTGGACATTCGGGATATTCTTGTATGAACTTCTGTTTGGAAAGACACCATTCAAGGGCTCTGGCAACCGGGCTACACTATTCAATGTCATTGGCCAGTCATTGCGCTTCCCAGAGTACCCAGTTGTGAGCTTCTCAGCAAGAGACTTGATAAGGGGTCTACTTGTGAAGGAGCCCCAGCACCGGTTAGCTTACAAGCGTGGTGCCACAGAGATAAAACAGCATCCATTCTTTGAAGGCGTAAACTGGGCGTTGATCCGATGCGCAAGCCCACCGGAGGTACCAAAGCCTGTCGAAATTGAGAGGCCACCAAAGGTGCCCCCATCCACATCTGGAACTACTGATGTGTCTAGTGGTGTGCCTCAGAAAGGTTCTGATGGCTACTTAgagtttgactttttctaa
- the LOC102704032 gene encoding uncharacterized protein LOC102704032: MKIYLRSIDLLPWHVADEHLVAILVAPIHPQVDLPQVRRAVQPSMLTFTIATAAFALSALSASTFFLKDLTGGHPTACALTCRSLDPVRGLTLSPLARTSRAIKARERERKKCSSISPKLPKRFPFQLRLLSSSQHARRRHHHRSPFLMADPSRSSPTAAASGDALLAAAAAPGDVPDAALPVAADPEAEFGFRRPELGTEKLAGTVQFHERHVFLCYKSPEVWPSHVEAAESDRLPRLLAAAIKTHKSDLKKKTKLTICEGEDGTESSNGDVLIFPDMVRYRGLTHFDVDNFVQEVLVKDTEWLPGSPEAIRGSYVFVCCHGSRDKRCGVCGPALIKRFKDEISGQGLADQVSVSACSHVGGHKYAGNVIVFSADAKGEVTGHWYGYVTPDDVPVLLHKHIGQGEIVDHLWRGQMGLSEEQQRKALELKHTTNGVTEDGAHESPEEAQTVGATCNPAAAGGCCQGNGGFTCCQSELPKETQAAEENHKNSEKGTDKESASGTKKGHMKICSMPTWFETWERADTYAALGIVAAAASVFVAFRIYKNLS; the protein is encoded by the exons ATGAAGATTTATTTAAGGTCGATCGACTTGCTCCCATGGCACGTCGCCGACGAGCATCTAGTCGCCATCCTTGTAGCTCCTATACATCCTCAGGTCGATCTTCCGCAGGTACGGCGCGCCGTCCAGCCGTCCATGCTCACCTTcaccatcgccaccgccgccttcgccttgTCCGCTCTGTCGGCGAGCACATTCTTCCTGAAAGACCTGACCGGCGGGCACCCAACTGCTTGCGCCCTGACATGCCGATCAT TGGACCCCGTACGTGGGCTCACTCTTTCCCCTCTCGCAAGAACATCTCGAGCAATAAAAGCCCGAGagcgagagagaaaaaaatgctcgTCCATTTCCCCCAAGCTCCCGAAGCGATTTCCATTTCAActgcgcctcctctcttcttcgCAGCACGCacgtcgccgtcaccaccaccgctcGCCGTTCCTCATGGCCGACCCCTCCAGATCCTCCCCGACCGCGGCCGCCTCCGGCGACGCCctcctggcggcggcggcggcgcctggcGATGTGCCGGACGCGGCCCTCCCCGTGGCTGCCGATCCGGAGGCGGAGTTCGGGTTCCGGCGGCCGGAGCTCGGGACGGAGAAGCTGGCCGGAACGGTGCAGTTCCACGAGCGCCACGTCTTCCTCTGCTACAAGAGCCCCGAGGTGTGGCCGTCCCACGTCGAGGCCGCGGAGTCTGAccgcctcccccgcctccTTGCAGCCGCCATCAAGACCCACAAGTCGGACTTGAAGAAGAAA ACCAAATTGACCATTTGTGAAGGAGAGGATGGTACTGAATCATCCAATGGAGACGTGTTGATCTTTCCAGATATGGTCAGATACAG AGGGCTGACACACTTTGATGTTGACAACTTTGTCCAAGAAGTGCTTGTGAAAGATACTGAATGGCTTCCTGGATCACCTGAGGCTATAAGAGGTTCCTATGTTTTTGTTTGCTGCCATGGGAGCAGGGATAAGAGGTGTGGTGTCTGTGGACCTGCTTTGATTAAGAGGTTCAAGGACGAGATAAGTGGACAAGGCCTTGCTGATCAGGTGTCTGTCAGTGCATGCTCACATGTGGGAGGTCATAAGTATGCAGGAAATGTAATTGTTTTCAGTGCAGATGCCAAGGGAGAAGTGACGGGTCATTG GTATGGTTATGTTACTCCTGATGATGTGCCTGTCTTGCTGCATAAACATATCGGACAAGGAGAGATCGTGGACCATCTATGGAG GGGTCAGATGGGCTTGTCTGAAGAACAGCAGAGGAAAGCCCTGGAGCTTAAACACACGACGAATGGTGTGACTGAGGACGGTGCCCATGAGTCCCCTGAAGAAGCTCAAACTGTTGGTGCCACTTGCAATCCTGCTGCTGCAGGTGGTTGCTGCCAGGGCAATGGAGGTTTTACATGCTGCCAAAGTGAGCTGCCAAAGGAAACACAGGCAGCTGAGGAGAACCATAAGAACTCTGAGAAAGGGACCGACAAAGAAAGTGCTTCTGGCACCAAGAAGGGGCATATGAAGATATGCTCCATGCCAACCTGGTTTGAGACATGGGAAAGGGCTGACACCTATGCGGCTCTTGGTATTGTTGCAGCTGCTGCGTCGGTATTCGTCGCTTTCAGGATCTACAAGAACCTCAGTTGA
- the LOC102715272 gene encoding ribulose-1,5 bisphosphate carboxylase/oxygenase large subunit N-methyltransferase, chloroplastic encodes MATATATAAALHPQFRPLPRAPRRLRQYPLLPSDALARGRFRAPAASASAPAPAQREAAAGGVPWGCEIESLESAASLERWLTASGLPEQRLAIQRVDVGERGLVALKNIRKGEKLLFVPPPLVISADSEWGCPEVGNVMKRNSVPDWPLLATYLISEASLESSSRWSNYIAALPRQPYSLLYWTRAELDAYLVASPIRERAIQRITDVIGTYNDLRDRIFSKHSYLFPEEVYNLETFRWSFGILFSRLVRLPSMDGNVALVPWADMLNHSPEVETFLDYDKSSGGIVFTTDRSYQPGEQVFISYGKKSSGELLLSYGFVPKEGTNPNDSVELFVSLKKSDECYKEKLQALKRNGLSEFESFPLRVTGWPVELMAYAFLVVSPPEMSQRFEEMAVAASNKSPSKPGLNYPELEEQALQFILDCCESNIAKYTKFLEDGSGSPRLSTNSKQANRTLLLKQLAKDLCISERRIMYRTQYILRRRLRDMRGGELRALSLFNGLRKLFK; translated from the exons atggccaccgccaccgccaccgccgcggcgctccACCCGCAGTTCCGTCCGCTCCCCCGCGCGCCTCGCCGGCTCCGGCAGTATCCACTCTTACCCTCGGATGCTCTCGCCAGAGGCCGCTTCCGTgcaccggcggcgtcggcgtcggcgccggcgccggcgcagcgCGAGGCCGCGGCCGGGGGTGTCCCGTGGGGATGCGAGATCGAGTCCCTGGAGAGCGCCGCGTCGCTGGAGCGGTGGCTCACTGCGTCGGGGCTCCCAGAGCAGCGCTTGGCGATACAGCGGGTGGACGTCGGAGAGCGCGGCCTCGTCGCGCTGAAGAACATCCGCAAGGGGGAGAAGCTGCTCTTcgtgcctcctcccctcgtcATTTCCGCTGACTCC GAATGGGGCTGCCCTGAGGTGGGGAATGTGATGAAGAGAAATTCTGTGCCGGACTGGCCGCTTCTCGCCACATACCTTATAAGCGAAGCAAGTTTAGAGAGTTCCTCGAGGTGGAGCAACTATATAGCAGCGCTGCCGAGACAACCTTACTCGCTGCTGTACTG GACTAGGGCCGAGCTAGATGCATACTTGGTGGCTTCGCCGATCAGGGAACGCGCAATTCAGAGGATTACTGATGTGATTGGAAC ATATAATGATCTCCGTGACAGAATATTTTCTAAGCATTCATATTTGTTCCCTGAGGAG GTTTACAACTTAGAGACATTTAGATGGTCCTTCGGCATCCTCTTCTCACGCCTG GTTCGTTTGCCATCAATGGATGGAAATGTTGCGCTAGTTCCTTGGGCAGATATGCTAAACCATAGCCCTGAG gTGGAAACATTCTTGGATTATGATAAATCCTCAGGAGGAATAGTTTTCACTACTGATCGTTCGTATCAACCAGGTGAGCAG GTGTTTATATCCTATGGCAAGAAATCTAGTGGTGAACTGTTGCTTTCGTATGGTTTTGTTCCAAAAGAGGGAACAAACCCAAATGATTCAGTTGAGTTGTTTGTGTCTCTTAAGAAGTCTGATGAATGCTACAAAGAGAAGTTGCAAGCACTAAAAAGAAATGGTCTGTCGGA GTTTGAAAGTTTCCCCTTACGAGTTACAGGATGGCCAGTTGAGCTGATGGCTTATGCCTTTCTTGTGGTCAGCCCTCCTGAGATGAGCCAACGTTTTGAAGAG ATGGCTGTCGCTGCATCAAATAAAAGTCCATCCAAACCTGGGCTTAATTATCCTGAATTGGAGGAACAGGCTCTTCAGTTTATCTTAGACTGCTGTGAGTCTAATATAGCAAAATATACAAAGTTCCTAGAG GATGGCAGTGGGTCTCCGCGACTTTCAACCAATTCAAAGCAAGCCAACCGGACATTACTGCTAAAACAACTAGCAAAAGATCTTTGCATTAGTGAACGGAGAATCATGTATCGTACACAATAT ATATTGCGGAGGAGACTAAGGGACATGAGAGGTGGTGAACTTAGAGCTCTGTCATTGTTCAATGGGCTTAGAAAGCTCTTTAAATAG
- the LOC102704309 gene encoding cellulose synthase-like protein E2 — MAGSGGRRQRGPPLFATEKPSRVAMAAYRLYAATVFAGVLLVWLYRATHLPPAGSGVRRWAWLGMLAAELWFGLYWVLTLSVRWSPVYRRAFKDRLAQRYSEDQLPSVDIFVCTADPAAEPPMLVISTVLSVLAYDYMPEKLNIYLSDDAGSVLTFYALCEASEFAKHWIPFCKKYKVEPRSPIAYFAKVTSPPDGCGPKEWFTMKELYRDLTDRVNSVVNSGRIPEDLQCNLRGFSQWNETITSSDHPAIVQILIDGNNKKAVDTDGNALPTLVYMAREKRHQEQHHFKAGSLNALIRVSSVISNSPIIMNVDCDMYSNNSESIREALCFFLDEEQGQDIGFVQYPQNFENVVHNDIYGNPINVVNELDHPCLDGWGGMCYYGTGCFHRREALCGQLNSQEYKEDWSMMVGRTEDANELEGMARSLVTCTYEHKTLWGSEMGVRYGCPLEDVITGLQIQCRGWKSVYYNPERRGFLGMASTSLGQILVQYKRWTEGFLQISLSRFNPFLLGRGKIKLGLQMGYSVCGFWALNSFPTLYYVTVPSLCFLNGISLFPERTSPWFIPFAYVMVVACSCSLVESLQCGGSALEWWNAQRMWLIRRITSYLLANIDTIRRLLAISESGFTLTVKVSDSQALERYKKGMMEFGSFSAMFVILTTVALLNLACMMLGISRVLLQEDAGGLENLFLQAVLCVLIVAINFPVYEALFLRRDKGSLPASVAQVSICFVLPLCILSICK, encoded by the exons ATGGCcgggagcggcggccgccgccagcgcggcCCCCCACTATTCGCAACGGAGAAGCCGAGTCGGGTGGCGATGGCCGCGTACAGGCTGTACGCGGCCACGGTCTTCGCGGGGGTCCTTCTGGTATGGCTCTACAGGGCCACTCACCTGCCGCCAGCCGGCAGCGGCGTGCGGCGGTGGGCGTGGCTCGGGAtgctcgccgccgagctctgGTTCGGCCTCTACTGGGTGCTGACGCTTTCCGTGCGGTGGAGTCCCGTCTACCGCCGCGCCTTCAAGGACCGCCTCGCGCAAAG GTACAGTGAAGATCAGCTTCCTAGTGTAGACATATTTGTCTGTACAGCAGACCCAGCAGCAGAGCCACCGATGCTTGTCATCTCTACTGTTCTATCCGTCTTGGCTTATGACTACATGCCGGAGAAGCTGAACATCTATTTATCTGATGATGCTGGATCAGTGTTAACCTTCTACGCTCTATGCGAGGCATCCGAGTTTGCAAAGCATTGGATTCCATTTTGCAAGAAGTACAAGGTGGAACCCAGGTCGCCGATTGCCTACTTTGCCAAAGTAACTTCCCCTCCTGATGGATGTGGACCTAAAGAATGGTTTACCATGAAG GAACTGTACAGAGACCTAACAGATCGCGTGAATTCAGTGGTAAATTCAGGTAGGATCCCTGAGGATCTACAATGCAATCTCAGAGGCTTCTCACAGTGGAATGAGACAATCACTTCTAGTGATCACCCTGCTATAGTTCAG ATTTTAATTGATGGGAACAACAAAAAGGCAGTTGATACTGATGGAAATGCATTGCCAACACTTGTATATATGGCACGTGAGAAGAGACATCAGGAACAACATCACTTCAAAGCTGGATCGTTGAATGCTTTG ATAAGGGTATCATCGGTGATAAGCAACAGCCCCATCATTATGAATGTGGATTGTGATATGTACTCCAACAATTCAGAATCCATCAGAGAAGCGTTGTGCTTTTTCCTAGATGAAGAGCAAGGTCAAGATATTGGTTTTGTGCAGTACCCTCAGAACTTTGAAAATGTGGTGCACAATGACATCTATGGCAACCCCATCAACGTTGTCAACGAG TTGGATCATCCTTGTTTGGATGGTTGGGGTGGAATGTGTTACTATGGTACTGGATGCTTCCATCGGAGAGAGGCCCTATGTGGACAATTAAATAGTCAAGAATACAAGGAAGATTGGAGTATGATGGTGGGGAGAACAGAAGATGCCAATGAATTGGAAGGAATGGCCAGATCACTTGTGACTTGCACATATGAGCATAAAACCCTCTGGGGAAGCGAG ATGGGAGTTAGGTATGGATGCCCACTGGAGGATGTAATTACAGGATTGCAAATCCAATGCCGTGGATGGAAATCGGTGTACTACAACCCTGAAAGAAGGGGATTCTTAGGCATGGCCTCCACTTCACTAGGCCAGATCCTGGTTCAGTACAAGAGATGGACAGAAGGGTTCCTTCAGATATCCCTGTCACGGTTCAACCCCTTCCTATTAGGTCGTGGGAAGATCAAATTGGGTCTTCAAATGGGTTATTCTGTCTGCGGCTTCTGGGCCCTAAACAGTTTCCCCACCTTGTACTACGTCACAGTCCCGTCGCTTTGCTTCCTCAATGGCATCTCCCTCTTCCCTGAG AGAACAAGCCCTTGGTTCATACCTTTCGCATATGTCATGGTGGTTGCATGCTCCTGCAGCCTAGTAGAGTCATTGCAATGTGGTGGCAGTGCATTGGAGTGGTGGAATGCACAAAGGATGTGGCTTATTAGAAGGATCACTTCATACCTCCTGGCCAACATCGACACGATCCGCAGATTATTGGCCATCTCTGAGTCAGGATTCACCCTGACGGTGAAGGTCAGTGACTCGCAGGCCTTGGAGAGGTACAAGAAGGGAATGATGGAATTTGGATCCTTCTCGGCGATGTTTGTAATCCTTACGACAGTTGCACTGCTCAACCTAGCATGTATGATGTTAGGAATTAGTAGAGTTTTGTTACAAGAAGATGCAGGGGGTCTGGAGAATTTGTTTCTCCAGGCTGTCCTATGTGTGCTGATAGTAGCCATCAATTTCCCGGTTTATGAGGCGCTCTTCCTCCGCAGGGACAAGGGCAGCTTGCCAGCTTCTGTTGCTCAAGTTTCCATTTGCTTTGTGTTGCCACTCTGCATACTGTCAATATGCAAATGA
- the LOC107303705 gene encoding protein NOI4-like isoform X1, giving the protein MSVSAHRPLQEETGRTIPKFGAWDVNNPASADGFTVIFSKARDEKKGPINGDASTRSSDSKDCNKTEKINSYRRTNSASKKWFCCVSPSPTQP; this is encoded by the exons ATGTCGGTGAGTGCACATCGTCCTCTGCAG GAGGAAACTGGTCGCACTATACCGAAGTTCGGCGCATGGGACGTCAACAACCCGGCCTCTGCCGACGGGTTCACGGTGATCTTCAGCAAAGCCAGGGATGAGAAGAAGGGCCCCATAAACGGGGACGCCAGCACCAGGTCATCTGACAGTAAAGACTGCAATAAGACTGAGAAGATCAACTCTTACCGCAGGACGAACTCTGCATCA AAGAAGTGGTTTTGCTGTGTGTCGCCCAGCCCCACGCAACCTTGA
- the LOC107303705 gene encoding protein NOI4-like isoform X2, which produces MSEETGRTIPKFGAWDVNNPASADGFTVIFSKARDEKKGPINGDASTRSSDSKDCNKTEKINSYRRTNSASKKWFCCVSPSPTQP; this is translated from the exons ATGTCG GAGGAAACTGGTCGCACTATACCGAAGTTCGGCGCATGGGACGTCAACAACCCGGCCTCTGCCGACGGGTTCACGGTGATCTTCAGCAAAGCCAGGGATGAGAAGAAGGGCCCCATAAACGGGGACGCCAGCACCAGGTCATCTGACAGTAAAGACTGCAATAAGACTGAGAAGATCAACTCTTACCGCAGGACGAACTCTGCATCA AAGAAGTGGTTTTGCTGTGTGTCGCCCAGCCCCACGCAACCTTGA
- the LOC102704588 gene encoding early nodulin-like protein 1 yields MARLVVFAAAAFVLLAASVSLSSATLYTVGEGRGWAVPPKGTESYNHWARRYRFRLGDVLEFKYVNDSVVVVNYDGYRQCSTPNPVTRFTGGDTKLTLDRSGLNYFISGVREHCEGGQRMSLRVKYEGTRAGAPGSAPAPGPTSAMPRSRINAAPSPAVTAPVTPRSPSTSGPITSPGPSPGPAQANGASGRALTGFSTAAAVLVVCVAAVFIVV; encoded by the exons ATGGCTAGACTTGTCGTCTttgccgccgctgccttcgttctcctcgccgcctcggtGTCGTTGTCGTCGGCGACTCTGTACACCGTCGGCGAAGGGAGGGGGTGGGCAGTGCCGCCCAAAGGCACAGAGTCGTACAACCATTGGGCGAGGAGGTACCGCTTCCGACTCGGCGACGTCCTGG AGTTCAAGTACGTGAACGactcggtggtggtggtgaactACGACGGCTACAGGCAGTGCAGCACGCCGAACCCGGTGACCCGgttcaccggcggcgacaccaAGCTCACGCTCGATCGCTCGGGGCTCAACTACTTCATCAGCGGCGTGCGGGAGCACTGCGAGGGCGGCCAGCGGATGAGCCTGCGCGTCAAGTACGAAGGGACGCGGGCCGGCGCTCCtggctcggcgccggcgccggggccaACGTCGGCGATGCCGCGGTCTCGGATCAACGCCGCGCCCAGCCCGGCCGTCACTGCCCCGGTCACTCCGAGGTCGCCGTCCACTTCGGGCCCGATCACTAGCCCGGGCCCGAGTCCGGGGCCGGCCCAGGCGAACGGTGCATCTGGCCGCGCGCTCACCGGTTTCTCAACCGCAGCAGCGGTTCTCGTCGTGTGTGTCGCCGCCGTGTTCATCGTGGTTTGA
- the LOC102715548 gene encoding tRNA (guanine(9)-N1)-methyltransferase: MADDAESERAAAAAAGEGQAPAMSKSARKKLMKQERQAAQKAARKAAEKERRRADIERRRSEWEEALAAAPSEEARAEMVEARRQTRRERVGRRAEERGARAERLRRAAEGAGQKVVLDLDFGDLMRPNEIHSLTQQIMYCYAVNGRSATPAHLWLTGCNGEMATHIQKIPGYDKWMIEKEAKPYLEAFEDCKENLVYLTADAETVLDDLDMSKIYIIGGLVDRNRWKGITLKKAVDQGIQCAKLPIGNYLKMSSSQVLTVNQVFEIMLKFVETRDWKASFFHVIPQRKRGEAEARDDGANVSINDDDAAEWPADEGDLAKGFDEEVDDDDGDDEELQEAETDVAKKKQCIRHENGEAEDASMRPADDHSSGAVAETKPTGGPLPQTEQSKESNGADD; this comes from the exons ATGGCTGACGACGCGGAGAGCGAGCGAGCCGCTGCTGCGGCCGCGGGCGAAGGGCAGGCTCCGGCGATGTCTAAAAGCGCGAGGAAGAAACTGATGAAGCAGGAGCGGCAGGCGGCGCAGAAGGCGGCACGGAAGGCGGCGGAGAAGGAGCGCCGGCGAGCCGACATAGAGAGGAGAAGGAGCGAGTGGGAGGAGGCGCTGGCCGCGGCGCCCTCTGAGGAGGCGCGAGCCGAGATGGTGGAGGCGCGACGGCAGACACGGCGCGAGCGGGTGGGGCGGCGCGCAgaggagcgcggcgcacgcgcCGAGCGGCTCCGCCGCGCGGCCGAGGGCGCCGGGCAGAAGGTTGTGCTGGACCTCGACTTCGGAGATCTCATGCGGCCGAACGAGATTCACAGCCTCACGCAACAG ATCATGTATTGTTATGCAGTTAACGGGAGGTCTGCAACCCCGGCTCATCTATGGTTGACAGGTTGTAATGGAGAAATGGCAACACATATTCAAAAGATTCCTGGGTATGATAAGTGGATGATTGAGAAAGAGGCCAAGCCTTACCTTGAAGCATTTGAAGATTGTAAAGAAAACCTTGTGTACCTTACAGCGGACGCTGAGACTGTGCTTGATGATTTAGACATGTCAAAAATATACATCATTGGTGGCCTAGTGGACCGGAACAGATGGAAAGGTATTACACTGAAAAAGGCGGTTGATCAGGGGATTCAATGTGCCAAACTCCCTATTGGAAATTATTTAAAGATGTCTAGTTCTCAG GTTCTTACAGTTAACCAAGTGTTCGAGATAATGCTGAAGTTTGTGGAAACAAGGGACTGGAAGGCTTCGTTCTTTCATGTGATCCCACAAAGGAAAAGAGGAGAAGCTGAAGCTAGAGATGATGGGGCCAATGTAAGCATAAATGATGACGATGCTGCCGAATGGCCTGCAGATGAAGGTGATCTTGCCAAGGGTTTTGATGAGGAAGTAGATGATGACGATGGTGATGATGAAGAACTACAAGAGGCCGAGACCGATGTGGCTAAGAAAAAGCAGTGTATTAGACATGAAAATGGTGAGGCAGAGGACGCGTCGATGAGGCCAGCTGACGATCACTCTTCCGGTGCTGTAGCAGAGACGAAACCCACCGGAGGCCCTCTCCCCCAGACCGAGCAGAGTAAAGAAAGCAATGGTGCCGATGACTGA
- the LOC102704865 gene encoding nuclear transcription factor Y subunit B-8-like, which yields MEAGYPGAANGAAADGNNGGTQAAAAPAIREQDRLMPIANVIRIMRRVLPAHAKISDDAKETIQECVSEYISFITGEANERCQREQRKTITAEDVLWAMSRLGFDDYVEPLSVYLHRYREFEGESRGVGVGVGVGAARGDHHHHHHHHVHAAGMSPMLKPRAQGSMATHHDMQMHAAMYGGAVPPPPQPPPHHHAFLMPPHHSQYAPYDMYGGEHGMAAYYGGMYAPGTGGNGGDGSGSSGSGGAGTPQTVNFDHQHPFGYK from the coding sequence ATGGAGGCAGGCTACCCGGGCGCGGCGAACGGAGCTGCGGCCGACGGGAACAACGGTGGcacgcaggcggcggcggcgccggctataCGGGAGCAGGACCGGCTGATGCCGATCGCGAACGTGATCCGCATCATGCGCCGCGTGCTCCCGGCGCACGCCAAGATCTCGGACGACGCCAAGGAGACGATCCAGGAGTGCGTGTCGGAGTACATCAGCTTCATCACGGGGGAGGCCAACGAGCGGTGCCAGCGCGAGCAGCGCAAGACCATCACCGCGGAGGACGTGCTCTGGGCCATGAGCCGCCTCGGCTTCGACGACTACGTCGAGCCCCTCAGCGTCTACCTCCACCGCTACCGCGAGTTCGAGGGGGAGtcccgcggcgtcggcgtcggcgtcggggttggcgccgcgcgcggcgaccaccaccaccaccaccaccaccacgttCACGCCGCTGGGATGTCGCCGATGCTCAAGCCCCGAGCGCAGGGATCCATGGCGACCCACCACGACATGCAGATGCACGCCGCCATGTACGGCGGCGcagtgccgccgccgccgcagcctcctCCGCACCACCACGCGTTCCTCATGCCGCCGCACCACTCCCAGTACGCGCCGTACGATATGTACGGCGGAGAGCACGGGATGGCAGCGTACTACGGCGGGATGTACGCGCCCGGCACCGGCGGGAACGGCGGCGATgggagcggcagcagcggcagcggtggcgccggcaCGCCGCAGACCGTCAACTTCGATCACCAGCACCCCTTCGGATACAAGTAA